TCGCTCAAGGTCTCACCTCTATCTTTTTCCAATTTGCTTTTCAATTTCTCCTTTTAACGCACTTATATCGACATCTGCACCAACAAACTGTACGATGTAACCGGCAACCATCGCACCTATCTTACAAGCCTCGATAAAATCGTACTTGTTGATTAGCCCGTAGTACATACCGGCCCAAAATCCATCACCAGCTCCGGTTGCATCGACGACTCTCTCGGCTACAGCCGGTATATGGGTTACTGACTTGCTTTCATCAAAAACGGATGCAAAAGCTCCATCTCTACCAGCTGTCAAAACCACGTATTTGGCACCACATTTGTGAAATTGCTCTACATAATATTTGACCACATTCTCAGTGAATTCGTTCGATTCTCTCGATTCGTTTGACGGTGTTCCAAGAATCGCCATTGCATCGTCGAGAGAAGGTTTTAAGTACGTTGTGTATCTCAAAAGTTCAAACACTCTATCGCGTTCTATTTTTGAGCACTCAAACAACTTGTCTCGGCAATTTGGGTCAAAAGAGATAGAAATTCCTCTTTCTACAGCCTTTCTAACTACTTTCATTGTCATCTCGTATAGGTCTTTGTGAGTTAATGTCCAACAACTTACATGAACAATACTAATTCCATCCAAAATCTTGTCTATTTCATCTTCGCTCAACCTAAGAAACCTATCTGCTCCTCGAATTACAAAAAAATCAGGACTTTCCACAGTCTTCTGAAC
The DNA window shown above is from Fervidobacterium changbaicum and carries:
- a CDS encoding carbohydrate kinase family protein produces the protein MILFFGELLADLITQEDFTSAEHFTLKVGGSPGNIARFASQLGVPTKIVSRVGNDPIGNRIVKKLEQAKVDISSVQIDNKYGTTLVFVQKTVESPDFFVIRGADRFLRLSEDEIDKILDGISIVHVSCWTLTHKDLYEMTMKVVRKAVERGISISFDPNCRDKLFECSKIERDRVFELLRYTTYLKPSLDDAMAILGTPSNESRESNEFTENVVKYYVEQFHKCGAKYVVLTAGRDGAFASVFDESKSVTHIPAVAERVVDATGAGDGFWAGMYYGLINKYDFIEACKIGAMVAGYIVQFVGADVDISALKGEIEKQIGKR